Part of the Zingiber officinale cultivar Zhangliang chromosome 6A, Zo_v1.1, whole genome shotgun sequence genome, tttaaaaaatttaattcgtgtTAACAAATTTAATGCTCCTAATATATTCAtgttttcaaatattaatttattttaatatattaagagcaatgattttttgaacatgaattaaatatatgagaacatggatataatcaggataGATAAATGAATACATAAGAATTAGTTTCATGTTAATCTGAGATGGTTTGGTCTATCTATCGATTTTGGACAAAAGCGGATGATGGACCAAACAAACATGAAACTATATCTTATGTGTTtgactagttctcttgattatatacatgtcccttaaatattaatttgaaaaaatacattaagagcaatgattttttgaacatgaattgaatttttcaaatatattcgtgttaaaaaaaattgtttttaatatatttgatcaaattgatatttaagggaataaatataatcaagagagataAACGAACAGATATgtactagtttcatatcaatctcgatatgaaaataaataaataagtggactgattttaaaaaattaatctaaattatTTGCTTGACACagttaagaaacataattaaaaatttacacTTTTATAAGTTATCTTTATCATAAATAGGCTTTTATTTATATCTATctaacataattaaattatttgctTGACAcagttaataattaaaaatttacacTTTTATAAGTTATCTTTATCATAAATAGGCTTTTATTTATATCTATCTAACATAATTAAATGTCAgagttcaaaaattaaaaataaaagagcttaatttaaaaaattaatctaaattatTTGCTTGACACagttaagaaacataattaaaaatttacacTTTTATAAGTTATCTTTATCATAAATAGGCTTTTATTTATATctatcaattaaaaataaaagagcTTAATCTTATATAGCCAAAAAAAGATTGTTGGGATATGTGATATAATTGGTTTACAATTAAATCGACCAaaataattaaaactaattaaaccaaattattattattattttaatcaaaattggtCGAATTCAAATTAATAGATGAGCTTATTGATGACATCATTAAtccaatttcattattaaaaaaatcagatttatttaaaaaaactgaAATTTTAAATTAACCTAACTTCCGAATtctattgattaatttaatttaacaatcATCACCACCGATATTTAGCAACAAAAAAAAAGATTTGTatgcaaattttaaatttaggtgCCACTTTAGAAATTAATtcactaaaaaaatattattatatgatAAAATTAAAGTAGTTTAAAAATGTAAAGAAATGAAATTTACGGAAAAATCCAATACAATTTAAAAAGattgatatattttttattttattaattagccCTAGAATATGCTGCGGATCCAGTTGTTCCGCTGTCGCCGCGTTCCTGGGTGCCAACGCCGGCCGCCATTCGCAGCCCGTCACTCGCCGACCGCTGTTTGCAGCCCGTCTCTCACCGGCCTCCATTCGCAGCCCTCCGCTCGTCGGTCGCCGTTCACAGCCCGTCGCTCGACGGTCGCTGTTTGCCGCCCACCGCTCTGCCGTTTCTGAGACAAACTGTAGTCACTTGAGACTTCGGAGGAAGAAGAATACCACGGACAGATCTTACTCTCTATTCCTTTCCTTCTTATATTTGGAATCACGATCGCAGGCCGTTTACTAGTAAGAATAACAGGTTTAGCGaaacataagtttttaaaatgactaACTGATATATaggatagttttaaaatttttaaatcacgTTTATCAATCAGGCGATTAATTTTTTTCATCTGAATTAATTCTGATTTATGACAAAAtgttaaaattttaagtaaattggCTGACTGATTTTTTAAATACATCGAATCGATTTTAATTTGTGTGGaagcttttaaaattttaaatcaatcAGTGGACATTTGTTTTAATCAGTGgagtgatttatttttttaatcaaaataaatttagaTAAAAAGATGATTGACCAAACGACTTTTGATTaagatgaaattaatttttatgtgtccatatctcttgattatattcgtgcccttaaaaattaatttaactcaatatattaaaagtataattttttaaatacgaatatatttgaaaattttaattggtATTCAAAAAAGTTAATGCTCCTAATAAAtttgatcaaattgatatttgaaataCATAAGAACTTATGTCAATCTAAGATGATTCAGTCTATCAATCATTTTTGGTTGATATACCAAACAACCTCgaattaatatgaaattagtttttctatattcgtgtaccttttataattatatatatcctctcaaacatcaatttgacaaaGTATATTGGGAGCAATAATTTTCTGACcacgaattaaatttttaaaacatattcgttttcaaaaaaattattgtCCAAAATTAACTAATGGATCAAACGACCTCAGCTTGATATAAAACTAGTTCCTATATGTTCGTCTACctttcttgattatattcatgctatcaaatattaatttgaattaatatatcaagagcaatgattttttgaacacaaattaaattttttaaatatttttttatttaaaaaatcattgctcttaatacattgaatcaaattaatatttgtgaATGTGGATATAATCAGGATAGATAGACAAACACATAAGAATTAGTTTCATGTTAATCCAAGATGATTTGGTTTATCAACCGATTTTGGACAAAAGCGAGTGATGGACCAAACgacctcagattgacatgaaaaCTATATCCTATATGTATTTGACTAGTTATCTTGATTATATACATGTCCCTCAACTatcaattttattaaatatagtaagagcaatgattttttgaatataaattgaatttttcaaacatattagtgttcaaaaaatcattgtccACAATATATTTGATGTTTAAGGGCATAGATATAACCAGGAAAGATAAACGAACATATATGAACACATattaactagtttcatatcaatctaaAGTTGTTTGGTCTATCAGTCGATTTTGGATAAATTGGAAAATGGATactttgataatttttaaattacccGCGATTTAAATTTCAGAAATACATACCAAcatcattaaaaaatattttccacTTTTATAGGTCTATCTTCATCATAAATAGGTTTTTATTTATATCTATCTAACATAATTCAATGCCAGCgctaaaaaatttagaaataaaagaccTGAATCTTATGTacccaaaaaaaaaatagtttgaatATGTGATATAATTGgttgaaaattaaataaaaaaatttaaaactaattaaaccCAATCATTTTTTATCATCAAAATTGATCGAAACCAAATTAATTGATGAGTTTATTGATGGCATCATTAATCTAATtccataattaaaaaaatcatatttattttaaaaaaactaaaattttaaattaacctaATTTTGAATTCCATCAATTGATTGATTTAATATCATCACCAGtgatatttagaaaaaaaatagatttgtgtgcaaattttaaatttaggtgCGACTTTAAGAAATTAATTCACTCACAAATATTATTATATGATAAAATTAGAGTAGTTTAAAAATATCCAGGAAGAAGTGAAATTTATGGAAAAATCTAATACAATTTAaaagtttaataatattttttattttattaattaacccTAGAATCTAAACCGTGGATCTTCCTAGCCGCGCACTCAACGGCGACTCTATATCCTCGTCATGCCGCTGTTGCCATCATCAACTCTGCCTGTGACGGCTCTGTCTTCCGCGTTCCTAAGTGCCAACACTATCCGTTACCCGCCGCTCACTGCCTACCGCTCTGTCGCTTCTGAGAGTAACTACAGTCGTCACCTCTGAGAATACCaggaacaaaatttttttttttcattagacTTTCTACTCCTTTCCTTCTTATATTTGGAATTGCATcatggatttttttttcaaattcgttttatttgttttcttacaaaatggtgttttctTGCCTCTGTTTTTCCAACTTTCctagaatattaaaaatttgTTGGCCCATATTATTAGTTTGGCCAACATATTACTTTTTTTTCAGCCGAATTGCTTTTGTTCTATGACaaaacattaaaattttaaataaatcaatTGTCTGAATTTTTaaattggttgaatcgattgaaaagataaaattttaaataaatcagtAGATATTTCTATAATTAGTGgactgatttatttttattttttaaatttttaatcaaagtAAATTTAGATAAAATGAGTTGATAGAGGAAACACTTCGGATTAacatgaaattaatatttatgtatTCGCTTGTCACTCTTGATTATTTTCTTGACCTCAAACATTAATTTAAATCaatatattaaaactaataattttttaaatacgaatatatttgaaaatttaaatttgtattcAAAAAGTTAGTCTTCCTAATATAGtcgatcaaattgatatttaaaaacataaatataattagaGAAATTAAATGAACACATAACTCATGTCAATCTAAGGTCATTCAGTCTATCAGTCGATTTTGGATGATATACAAAACAACCtcatattaatattaaatttagtATTTTTGTGTTTGTGTACCTCTTCTAATTATACCATAatttcaaacatcaatttgatcaaatatagtggaagcaataattttttgaccacgaattaaattttttaaacatatttgTGCTAAAAAAAATATTGTCCAAAACTGGCTAATGGACCAAACGACCTTATATTGATATAAAACTAGTTATCGTCTACCTTTCTTGACTATATTCATggtctcaaatattaatttggattaatataGCGAGAGCAATGATTTGTTAAAcacgaattaaatttttcaaatatatttgtgtttaaaaaatcattgctcttaatatattatgtcaaattaatatTCGAGAACATggataaataaacaaacacatagaaactagtttcatgtgTAATTCGAGATGGTTTGGTCTATCCAATTTTGGACAAAAGTGGGTGATAGACAAAACGACCTCAAATTGACATGAAAATTATATCCTATATGTGTTTGGCTAGTTATTTTGATTATATGCATgttcctcaaatatcaatttgaccaaatatattaagaacaatgattttttgaacatgaattaaatttttcaaatatatttgtgttaaaaaaattattgctctcagtatatttgatcaaattgatgtttaaggaCATAGATATAAccaggagagaaaaaaaaaattgttttttcgTTTCGCCGGGAAAGTACTTTCCAAGGAAAAACAGGCCCCTTGGGCACCTAATCGTTATGTCATAATAGATCCGAACACTTGCCTCGGATTGACATATCATAATTGCTCTAGTGAATAACTAAATAGATGGATGAGAGATAGGAAAAAAAGGattaatcataaaaaaaatagctATCTTTCGGAGGTTCACTAAAAACTTGATGATTGGCGGGTCTCTTTGTATGTGTTGTCCGGAAAGAGGAGGACTTAATGATTATTCGTTCGCCGGAACCAGAAGTTAAAATTGTTGTAGATAGGGATCCTATAAGATGGTCGAAAAGCTCGGGCTAAGGAAGGAGGAACCGAGGAGGAGGTAGCAGCAACAACTGGTTTTATTATGGGACAGCTCTTGATGTTCATATCGATCTATTATGCGCCTCTGCATCTAGCATTGGGTAGACCTCAATAACTGTCCTAGTTCTACCCTATCTTTTGTTTCATTTCTTCTGGAACAATCACAAAAACTTTTTTTATTATGGGTCTACTACCGGAAATTCAATGCGTAATCTCAGCATTCAATGTGTATTCCTGAATAATCTAATTTTCAAGAATACAtatcaactagtttcatgtcaatctgatGTTATTTGGTCTATCAATCGATTTCGGATAAAATTATTTGGTCCATCAACTAATTTTACCTAAAATCAATatcgataaaaaaataaataagtcgATCGATTTAAAATTAATCTAACTTATTTGCTTAACACAGTCGACAATAGGGATAAATTGGAAACGGatatatttgataattttaaaattattctatgCGATTTAAATTTCAGAAACTTATATACATGATTTTAGTAAAAATTCGAAcaatatgtaaaaaaatattttccactTTTACAAGTCCAATGTTCATAGCTTTTATTTATATCTATCAAACataattaaatatttcaaaaatttaaaaataaaagagcTTAATTTTATGTAGTCAAAAAGATATTTTGTATATGTGACGATATAAttggtttaaaattaaattaaccaaaaaattaaaactaattaaaccaaattattttttatcatcaAAACTGATCGAATCCAAATTAATCAATGAGTATATTGATGACATCATCAATCCAATTCCatcattaaaaaaatcatatttattttaaaaaattgaaaatttaaattaaactaactTTAGAATTCCATCAATTGATTAGTTTAATTTAACAGCTTTTGATCATATATCTACCAACAAAAAAACATATATTTGTGTGCAAATATTAAATTTAGGCGTCACTTTAAGAAATTAGTTcactaaaaaatattattatatgatAAAATTTAAGTAGTTTAAAAATGTCTAAAAAGAAGTGAAATTTAAGGAAAATCTAATACAATTTAAAAGTttgatgatattttttatttttattaattagccCTCCCGTGAATATTTCAGTCGCGCACTCAGCAGCGACTCCGTATTTCCACCGTGCCCTGTTGTCATTACGAACTCTGCCTGTGGTGAGATCTGTCTTCCGTGTTCCTGAGTGCCAATGCCGCGCATTGCCTATTGCCCGCCGCCCGCCGCCCGCCGCCCGCCGCCCGCCGCTCTACTGCTTCTGAGAGCAACTGCAATCATCACCTTTGAGACTTTAGAGGAAGAAGAATACCGGGAACAAATATCTTTGTTCCACTCTCTACTCCTTTCCTTCTTATATTTGGAATTGCATCATGGATTTTCACATCCGTTTTATTTGTTTTCTTACAAAAGATTATTTTCTTggctctagtttttttttttttttccaaattctctagaatattaaaaatttattggcCAATATTAGCTTGGCCaactaattgattttttttcaaccaaattgattttgttatatgacaaaacattgaaattttaagtaaatcaatcgattgatttttTAAATCGGTCGAATCGATTTTAATCTGCGTCAAAACGTTAACATTTTAAACAAATCAatggatatatttttttaatcagtagattgatttacttttttttttaaatttttaatcaaagtcaatttaagtaaaataagttgatggaccaaacaacttcggaataaaatgaaattaatttttatatcttCGTTTATCTCTCTTAATTATATTCGTGATCTCAAACATaaatttaactcaatatattaaaagtaatgattttttaaatacgaatatatttgaaaaatttaattcgcGTTCAAAAAGTTAGTGCTCATAATATATTTGgataaattgatatttgaagacataaatataattagaaaaattaaatgtacgcataagaactagtttcatatcaatcaaaAGTCGTTAAGTCCATCAGTCGATTATATACCAAACAatctcggattgatatgaaattagtttttttatgttCATGTACCTCTTCTAATTATATCTAtcatctcaaatatcaatttgaccaaatatattgggagcaataattttttgaccatgaattagatttttcaaacatattcgtgttcaaaaaattattgttcaAAATTGGCTAATGGACCAAACAACCTCaacttaatataaaaataattccTATATGCTCGCCTATctttcttgattatattcatgttctaaaatattattttgaattaatatattgagagcaatgattttttgaacacgaattaaaattttcaaatatattcgtgtttaaaaaaataatgtttttaatatattgagtcaaattaatgtttgataacatgaatataatcatgaTAGATAGACAAACACATATGAACTAGTTTTATGTTAATCCGAGATGGTTTGACGTATCTATCGATTTTGGACAAAAATGGATGATGGATCAAACACCTCAGATTGATATGAAACCTATATTTTATGCGTTTGGCTAGTTCTCTTGCTTATATGTATAttctttaaatatcaatttgaccaaatatattaagagtaatgatttttcgaatatgaattaaattttcaaatatattcatgttcaaaaaataaaatcattgctctcaaaaTCCAATCgtatgtaaaaaatattttacacttTTATAAGTCTATCTTCGTAAATAGGCTTTTATTTATATCTATCTAACATAATTAAATGtgctaaaaaatttaaaaataaaagagcTTAATCTTATAGCCGAAAAAAAATAGTTCGGATATGTGATATAAttggtttaaaattaaatcaaccaaaaaaattaaaactaattaaactaaattatttttttcatcaaaattGGTGGAATCCAAATTaatcgatgacatattaatctAATTTCATTATCATATTTAGCCACAATAAAAATAGTTTTGTCTGCCAATTTTAAATTTAGGTGTCATCTTAAGAAATTAATtcactaaaaaaatattatttattctaAAATTAGAATAGTTTAAAAATGTTAAGAAAAGTAAAATTTACGAAAAAATCTAATACAATTTAAAAAgtttgatatattttttattttattaattagccCTAAATCTAAACCCCGCGCACTCAGCGGCGAATCCCGTTGCGCCGGCCCTTAGCGTTTGCCAACTCCGCCGCCGGCTGCCGCTCGCCGCGCGCCGATCGTCGCTCGTCGCTCGTCGCTCGTCGCTCTGCCGTTTCTGAGAGAAACTGCAGTCGATTTCGGAGGAAGAAGAATACCAGGTCTTTTTCCATTCAACTCTCTACTCCTTTCCTTCTctacaatattaaaaatttgtTGGCTGATATTAGCATTATTCTTTACCCCATCTACCTGGTCAGTGAAGTTTTACTAGTTTGAGAAAGATCAAGGGAGAATGAGGTTCGATGCAAATAACCCTGGTCAACCTCGGAATGCAGCTGTTGAATTGGGCATACCACTAGAATTTCCTGAAAGTTGGAAGTATGTTCATTTTCCCCCTGACTTTCTGTTTTCATTTCATATGGTAGTCTTTGTAGGAATCAAATTATTAAGTTTGTTGGTTTCTTCGTCTTCAGTCAAGTGGGAGATGGAAGCAATGCGATCATTTTACCAGGGAAGAGAAAGGACAAGTCAAAGATTAAGGTACTAAACAATTGAATGTTAATCACATGTTTTTCCCAATTTTGCTGTTGCTACTCCCTTTTCCTTCTCTAGTAGTGAAAATTTTGTTGCTTTTGTTTTATGCCTTGTAAGAAGCATACAAAGAAGGAACCTTCAACTTTGAGCAAATCAAAACAAAGGAAGCTAAAACAATTGGAGGTGAATTACATTATTTCCTTTATTTGTTGGTCTTTTATTATTTATGCATTCTGTGAATTTAAATTGTGTCATGCCAGGAGGAGAAACAACAAAAGATCTTGCAAGAAAAAAGTATTAAGATTCTCGAGTATGCTTTTCTCAGTCTTTTTCATCAGTTATTTTTTTCCTATCTTGTTTGGCATATTACTATGACACTGAGCATTCAATTTACCTGAGTACTTGTTGCAGGAAGCATAAGATATCAGATAGTGCATATTCTCTTCTTCAATCTTCAGGAACTATTGGTCGAGTATGTAGTTATTCAGTAATGTTTTTTTTGAGGTTATTGTCAGATAATACATTTTTTTATTGACTAACAAATTATGATGTAGGCTGAGACTTTCAAGGAAAGACGCCTTCGTGCTGTGCAACTCATGAAAGTTGGTCTAGAGGTGCCTGAGGACGTTTTTGCATTGAATAGAAAGGGCAATCAAACTGACTCTCATAAGACTGAAACCTCTTTAGAAGATGGTTCTATTCAGGATCTACTACTTCTTTCTTGTGTTGATAGCCTCATTCCTCCAACAATTTGTGGGGAAGAAATTGACAAGACTAGTAAAATGACTCTTGCTGTGGATTCACTCTCCACAGAAGTTGGTGAAAAGAATGCAAGTTCTTGCATGATAGTTGATCAGGATCATTCTTCTACAATCTCATGCAGCCGTGAGGGACATGACAAGATTACAGAGGTAAACATTTATGCATAAAGAAAACTGAACTTTGATCATTTTGTTCTCTTACCAGAAAAGATGTTCAATCTATTTGGTCCAAACATGAATCTGATAATATTTAATCTGGTTAAATTTCCTCTGATAAGATCCGGTCAAACAATTTTCCTTGAAAGATTTCTTTCTCCACTTAAAATAACTTTCTTCTTACCTGCTTCACTCATCTAACTTTTTAATCTTCTTTCAGGACAATATTACAGATGGTTCAGTAGAAAAGTGTCAAGAAATAAAAAGCATTACTGATTTAACTGGCCGGATATATGCTAATCCTTCCACTGTGGTTCATGTATCACGGCCAGAGGTAGTTGAAGAACAAAGGAAAGATCTCCCTATAATCATGATGGAACAAGAAATAATGGAAGCTATTAATGAAAACTTTGTCGTAATTTTATGTGGAGAAACAGGTTGTGGCAAAACTACACAGGTTCCCCAGGTAAGGATTCTTTATTCCAGAAGTTACATCTTCTCGTGCCAATAATATTTTGGGTAACAGAtatctagggatgtaaatgagccgaacctagccgaacagtattaggctcgagctcggctcgtttaagttatattcgggctcgaactcggctcgagctcgaatcgagcttttatcacaaggctcgagctcggctcgttttagaattattaggctcgcgaacagttcgagctcggctcgttattagctcgattatcaaagttaacgagcctaactcgttaagcgagctcgggctcgttttcgGACTCGTTTAGAActcgtttttggctcgttttagagctcattttttagctcattttaaggctcgttttttttttgctcgttttagagttcgttttttggctcgtttaaggctcgtttttttggctcacgagcctataaacgaacatgttcgcgagctcacgagccgaatatccttaagctcgagctcggctcgataaaactgttgagctcgaaatcgagctcgagctcggctcgataagataaatgaacgaacttgaacgagctttttaccgaatcgagctccgaatagctcgcgaaccgtttggttcatttacatccctacaaaTATCTACCCATTTGAAGTGGGGTATCCAGTGTACCCCCTTCAGTTTCAAAATCTACATCTTAGTCCATTGTTTGAATTCATAAAATAAATTACTATTGGAATTTATATCAACACAAAATTAATCTTCTAGTTTTGTATACATGAAATTTATGAAAACTCTACATatgtcttttaattttttttggttatttgaATTGTATATTTAATTGTCATGGCtttaaattaatggataaaatgtTGACTTTGAAATAGGAAGGGGTACACGGAGTACAAGAGACTCCTTCAGTGATAGATATGATATAATCTaaccttatattttcttttcatagTATATTGCTGCTAATATCCAGGAATGGATTGTTACAGTTCCTATATGAAGCTGGCTATGGTTCAAGTATTCGAAGCGATAGAAATGGACTAATTGGGGTGACTCAACCACGACGTGTTGCAGTTCTTGCTACTGCCAAGCGTGTTTCATTTGAATTAGGACTCTCGCTTGGAAAAGAGATTGGTTTTCAAGTTAGGCATGACAAGATGATCGGAAAAAGCTGCTCCATTAAATTCATGACGGATGGAATTCTTCTTCGAGAAATTCAGGTTCTTGCATGAATTTTCCTGAAATTTATCTATTAAATATATGTATTGGTAGATGCAGAAAAGAAATTTTTTGATATCAAGATGTCCCCTCTAATCATATAATAAtttgaaatataacataattatttgtAGATTATAATTTGTTCTTCTATATCATTGAATTATCAGTCATTTCAGTGTCCTAGAGGCAAAGCCTTTCCCCAACTGTTAAATGTTATAAATCATGTTTTAGTTGAAATTACCCTGATCACCCATGTATGATGTGGATCCATTGTATCCTTCAATTTTATTTACATTTTTAGTAACAAACAAACTATTTACgttttgttatattttatttatttgcttCTTCAATGCGCTCCATTGTTTGCAGAGTGATTTCTTGTTAAAGCGATACTCTGTAATCATCCTTGATGAGGCTCATGAGAGGAGCTTGAATACTGATATACTCATTGGCATGCTTTCTCGAATCATAAAGCTTCGCcaggttagaaacatgtacaatgcatattttttttttctaacaaaCACTTTAGTTGTCTGTCatcaattaataaaaaaaaaatggcagAAATTATATGCTGATCAGCAAAATAAGATACTTTCTGGAGCAACAATTAGACCTGAAAACATGGTCACTGAGTTGAGGCTTGTGCTTATGAGTGCTACTTTACAAGTTGAGGACTTCATTTCAAACAGAAAATTGTTTGATCAGAGCCCACCTATTATACAGGTTCCTGTTAGACAATTTCCAGTGACGATTCACTTTTCCAAAAGAACTTCTGAAGATTACTTAGGACAAGCTTATAAGAAGGTTATTGCCATCCATAAGAAGCTTCCGCCAGGTGGAATACTTGTGTTTGTCACTGGACAGAGGGAAGTTGAGTTTGTGTGCAAGAAATTACGTAAAGCTTCACAACAACTTACTAGGAGTTCAAAACAGGTAGGCAACGAATCGGCTGAAAACTCAGAAGAAAATATGAAGGAAATTGATGAGGCATTTGAGGTTGAAAATGATTTGACTGAGCAAAATGATAGAGTTAGTTCTTATGAAGACGAAGCTGATTTTGTTTATTCTGAAGCGACTGACTCAGAGACCGAGAGTGATCTTGAATATGATAGAGAAGATGAAGGCATTGCCAAGTTAGCAGAACCAAAGAACAGTGGGTCTGTGTTAGGTTTTCTAGAAAAAGTTGGGAATCTGTCTTCATTGAAATCTTCTTTTGATGCTTTATCAGGGAATTCATGTGAACCCAATTATGGTGCTGAATCTTGTCCACCTACTTTTGACTTGGGAAAACATGTAGAATCTGTTCCTCTCCCTGTCAGCCCATTGTATGTTTTGCCTCTC contains:
- the LOC121997402 gene encoding ATP-dependent RNA helicase DEAH13-like isoform X3, with amino-acid sequence MRFDANNPGQPRNAAVELGIPLEFPESWNQVGDGSNAIILPGKRKDKSKIKHTKKEPSTLSKSKQRKLKQLEEEKQQKILQEKSIKILEKHKISDSAYSLLQSSGTIGRAETFKERRLRAVQLMKVGLEVPEDVFALNRKGNQTDSHKTETSLEDGSIQDLLLLSCVDSLIPPTICGEEIDKTSKMTLAVDSLSTEVGEKNASSCMIVDQDHSSTISCSREGHDKITEDNITDGSVEKCQEIKSITDLTGRIYANPSTVVHVSRPEVVEEQRKDLPIIMMEQEIMEAINENFVVILCGETGCGKTTQVPQFLYEAGYGSSIRSDRNGLIGVTQPRRVAVLATAKRVSFELGLSLGKEIGFQVRHDKMIGKSCSIKFMTDGILLREIQSDFLLKRYSVIILDEAHERSLNTDILIGMLSRIIKLRQKLYADQQNKILSGATIRPENMVTELRLVLMSATLQVEDFISNRKLFDQSPPIIQVPVRQFPVTIHFSKRTSEDYLGQAYKKVIAIHKKLPPGGILVFVTGQREVEFVCKKLRKASQQLTRSSKQVGNESAENSEENMKEIDEAFEVENDLTEQNDRVSSYEDEADFVYSEATDSETESDLEYDREDEGIAKLAEPKNSGSVLGFLEKVGNLSSLKSSFDALSGNSCEPNYGAESCPPTFDLGKHVESVPLPVSPLYVLPLYAMLPASSQLRVFEDVPQGERLVVVATNVAETSLTIPGIKYVIDTGKEKIKNYNHSNGMATYEVSWISKASAAQRAGRSGRTAPGHCYRLYSSAAFSKDEIFPKFSCPEISKVPVDGVTLLMKSLGIDKVANFPFPTCPDHEALLEAERCLRALEALDMQGRLTPMGRAMIQYPISPRHSRMLLIVIKILRNQRAYDRANLVLGYAVAAAAALSFPNPLVTQFTEKQSTNGDTDAEKDKEEKLRKKKFKKMAREARARLSNLSSDALTIAYALQLFEISESPVIFCRDNLLHMKTMEEMSKLRKQLLELLFHQSKFCEEFSWNHGSLEDVERSWRTHSHKNPLQMMEEELISQSISAGWADRVAKRIRAIKQSSENDTMIRAIKYQSCNMKDVVYLNRWSSVAPAAPEFLVYTELLQMKRPYLYGVTTVKSDWLVKYASSLCTFSAPLTDPKPYYEPLSDQVLCWVTPTFGAHNWELPLHSIPIKNITLRLSVFASALLEGNVLPCLRSVQKFLASPPSSMLRPEALGQRRVGDLLNRLKIGSKVIDTRAKLQDAWSENPHFLYSEIKQWYQEVFHDQFGRLWERMHIEVNLEGYELFPKRAKKDKKRK